The proteins below come from a single Biomphalaria glabrata chromosome 10, xgBioGlab47.1, whole genome shotgun sequence genomic window:
- the LOC106054263 gene encoding uncharacterized protein LOC106054263: MIRADPVQGWGYGHQGERQFSTAPAYNSIPYPHDVMGSQDSLLEDSDEDELDPFDAIYGELDLQRVYGQQLAIWTHRNPDTVALFTPIQGDTFMNIVTFARTSLQFNSAVDKMMVLLPGHKRPLDMDSVFIVKPGTAILIAPLYDYMVTLEVKQLNQKIDMVIHITMTVLELKTRLHTERGYPVERIDLLYKDRPLENVRYLFEYNVAHSSTLFVLLNLKNDILVHVETFWGKQYHLYVDSSTTGFGIIASILRRTVSQMIVDVVQLYELFLPKHSLVLYLGSRVIDWDNCLGFYGIEDGSVLTMSTIGLANDMAIQPVPVTLDDGREKQIMVSKFDRWSVVALKLHGMTGYPVNLMQLIKHGSVKIDFSDTVGSTTISKPVKLDVSAMKVDDDLLYGIPLKFKIARGITELLKVAPSRTIKSVKETLERIGVPNASLYDLVIDGYKLPNNKRVVDVIEEYKVPIELSLKQYPVFIHGHQNVIYKMLAYSKETLATFLMRVNMKTGLSFDKYLILVCGTVLDDDENLPVFDTKISLKSSLFLVPRKQYRSFFVLHGDWLAKIRIPTYPKSQQIKDILWKERHVPEGGLASIGTFLQWYFGAQNRDGSTAQLDVPLKERMMVYEQKIGNKYLHMKVEPQQQPRTKTKHKHGQILDNKALDKLVKLERQKRHRNQSLPPGHDRRKLRLPQLPRHMSADALRATEQHGHKKRKAYTTDANYNRGHHNIHRNRSDGQYVVPPPVYKYTDGGSEENKEWVFCLRHDYTLPVKGNKQRIDQH; this comes from the exons ATGATCAGAGCTGACCCAGTCCAAGGATGGGGCTATGGACATCAGGGAGAGAGACAGTTCAGTACTGCACCG GCCTATAATTCCATCCCTTATCCACATGATGTGATGGGGAGTCAGGACTCGCTCCTGGAAGACTCTGATGAGGATGAGCTGGATCCCTTTGATGCCATCTATGGAGAGTTAGATCTCCAACGTGTCTATGGTCAACAGCTGGCTATATGGACACACAGAAACCCAGACACAGTGGCGCTGTTCACCCCCATACAGGGAGACACTTTTATGAACATTGTCACGTTTGCTAGAACGTCACTTCAGTTTAACTCAGCAGTAGACAAG ATGATGGTCCTACTGCCAGGTCACAAGAGACCCCTAGATATGGACAGCGTGTTCATTGTCAAGCCAGGCACAGCCATACTGATAGCTCCACTCTATGACTATATGGTAACTCTGGAGGTCAAACAACTCAATCAGAAGATAGACATGGTG ATTCACATCACAATGACTGTACTAGAACTGAAGACCAGGCTACACACAGAGAGAGGCTACCCAGTGGAGAGAATAGATCTATTGTATAAAGACAGACCCCTGGAGAATGTCAGATATCTGTTTGAATATAATGTGGCCCACAGCAGCACTCTCTTTGTTCTACTCAATCTGAAGAATGACATTCTGGTCCACGTTGAGACATTCTGGGGCAAACAGTACCATCTCTACGTAGACTCCTCCACGACTGGATTTGGTATCATAGCGAGTATACTGAGACGTACAGTCAGTCAAATGATTGTCGACGTGGTACAACTATATGAACTATTTCTACCAAAGCATTCCTTGGTTCTATACCTTGGGTCTAGAGTCATAGATTGGGATAACTGTCTCGGATTTTATGGCATCGAAGATGGCAGTGTACTAACCATGTCCACTATTGGCCTAGCTAATGATATGGCCATTCAGCCAGTGCCTGTCACATTAGACGACGGCCGAGAGAAACAGATCATGGTGTCTAAATTTGACAGATGGTCTGTCGTGGCCTTGAAGCTACACGGGATGACTGGCTACCCTGTCAATCTAATGCAACTGATTAAGCATGGCAGTGTTAAAATAGACTTTTCTGATACAGTAGGATCCACTACGATTTCAAAGCCAGTCAAACTGGATGTCTCTGCTATGAAGGTGGATGACGACCTACTGTATGGAATacctttaaaatttaaaattgccAGAGGAATCACAGAGCTGCTTAAAGTGGCCCCAAGCCGTACGATCAAATCAGTGAAGGAAACACTGGAAAGAATCGGTGTCCCCAATGCATCCCTGTATGACCTAGTGATAGATGGTTACAAGTTGCCTAACAATAAGAGAGTTGTGGATGTTATAGAAGAATATAAAGTCCCCATTGAGCTCAGTCTGAAGCAGTATCCAGTCTTCATTCATGGTCACCAGAATGTCATATACAAAATGCTAGCGTACAGCAAAGAGACGCTAGCCACATTTCTTATGCGAGTTAACATGAAGACAGGGCTCtcttttgataaatatttgattttaGTTTGTGGCACAGTGCTAGATGATGATGAGAACCTGCCAGTATTTGACACTAAGATATCACTCAAGTCTTCCTTATTTCTCGTACCCAGGAAGCAGTACAGATCCTTCTTTGTACTCCACGGTGATTGGTTGGCCAAGATCAGAATACCAACGTACCCAAAGTCCCAACAAATTAAAGACATTCTCTGGAAAGAGAGGCATGTGCCTGAAGGTGGTCTTGCTTCTATTGGGACATTTCTGCAGTGGTACTTTGGGGCCCAGAACAGAGATGGCAGTACTGCTCAACTTGATGTACCACTTAAGGAGCGAATGATGGTCTATGAACAAAAAATTGGCAACAAGTACTTACACATGAAGGTAGAACCACAGCAACAACCCAGAACTAAGACCAAACATAAACATGGTCAAATACTGGACAATAAAGCGTTGGACAAGCTGGTCAAGCTGGAGCGTCAGAAAAGACACAGAAATCAATCACTTCCACCTGGGCATGACAGAAGGAAGTTGCGATTGCCGCAGCTTCCAAGACACATGTCTGCAGACGCACTGAGAGCAACCGAGCAACATGGCCACAAAAAGAGGAAAGCCTACACCACTGATGCTAACTACAACAGAGGACACCACAACatacacagaaacagatcagaTGGTCAGTATGTTGTTCCACCTCCAGTTTACAAGTACACTGATGGTGGCAGTGAAGAGAACAAAGAATGGGTTTTCTGTCTGAGACATGATTACACTTTACCAGTCAAAGGAAACAAACAGAGAATAGATCAACACTAA